A genomic region of Xanthomonas campestris pv. phormiicola contains the following coding sequences:
- a CDS encoding efflux RND transporter permease subunit yields the protein MSVAEFSIRRPITTIMCFVSLVVVGLIAAFRLPLEALPDISAPFLFVQLPYTGSTPDEVERNLVRPTEEALATMTGIKRMRSTATADGANIFIEFSDWDRDIAIAASDARERIDAIRADLPSDLQRYHVFKWSSSDEPVLKVRLAGAADLTGAYDMLDREFKRRLERIPGVAKVEVSGAPPNEVEIAIAPDRLSAHNLSLNDLSERLGKLNFSLSAGQIDDHGQRLRVQPVGELRDLQELRDLVIDNKGLRLGDIAEIRLKPTRMNYGRRLDGRPAVGLDVYKERSANLVEVSRAVLADVEQIRTQPALSDVQVKVIDNQGKAVTSSLSELAEAGGVGLLLSVTVLFFFLRHWPSTLMVTLAIPICFTITLGFMYFAGVTLNILTMMGLLLAVGMLVDNAVVVVESIYQERERMPDQPQLASIVGTRNVAIALSAGTLCHCIVFVPNLFGETNNISIFMAQIAITISVSLLASWLVAVSLIPMLSARMRTPALVRSERGLIPRLQRRYARVLRWSLAHRGWSVAAIALITALSVLPMLQTKKDMFGGDGGEQIFIGYQWKGSYTREQLSTEVAKLERFIDARRQRYHVTQVYSWFSEVEGSSTTLTVDLKKVHDLQALIEQIRKELPRSALADYSVGSNGNGNGQGSGAQSVQVQLVGDSTQALRAIADDVLPLLARRKELRDVRVDTGDRTTELAVRVDRDRASAFGFNAEQVASFVGLALRGASLREFRRGDTEVPVWVRFAGAEETTPEDLDSFNVRTKDGRSVPLLSLVDVQTRPAATQIGRTNRQTTLTITANLGVKVTPAEAKQAMEDTLKGVGFPAGYHYSFDGADGQDEDKAGQQMLFNLLIALLMIYVVMAAVFESLLFPAAIMSGVLFSIFGVFWLFWITGTNFGIMAFIGILVLMGVVVNNGIVMIEHINNLRRRGMGRTEALVEGSRERLRPIMMTMGTAILAMVPISLTTTQMFGDGPAYYPMARAIAGGLAFSTVVSLLFLPTIYAILDDLSGGVAHLVRRARGGRGVPAPQLS from the coding sequence GACATCGCCATCGCCGCGTCCGACGCACGCGAACGCATCGATGCGATCCGCGCCGACCTGCCCAGCGACCTGCAGCGCTACCACGTGTTCAAGTGGTCCAGCAGCGACGAGCCGGTGCTGAAGGTGCGCCTGGCCGGCGCGGCCGACCTGACCGGCGCCTACGACATGCTCGACCGCGAGTTCAAGCGGCGCCTGGAACGCATTCCCGGCGTGGCCAAGGTGGAGGTGTCCGGCGCGCCGCCGAACGAAGTGGAGATCGCGATCGCGCCGGACCGGCTCAGCGCGCACAACCTCAGCCTCAACGATCTCAGCGAGCGCCTGGGCAAGCTCAATTTCTCGCTGTCGGCCGGGCAGATCGACGACCATGGGCAGCGCCTGCGGGTGCAGCCGGTCGGCGAGCTGCGCGACCTGCAGGAACTGCGCGACCTGGTCATCGACAACAAGGGCCTGCGCCTGGGCGACATCGCCGAGATCCGGCTGAAGCCGACCCGGATGAACTACGGCCGGCGCCTGGACGGGCGCCCAGCGGTGGGCCTGGACGTGTACAAGGAACGCAGCGCCAACCTGGTCGAGGTGTCGCGCGCGGTGCTGGCCGATGTGGAGCAGATCCGCACCCAGCCGGCGCTCAGCGACGTGCAGGTCAAGGTCATCGACAACCAGGGCAAGGCGGTGACCTCGTCGCTGAGCGAACTGGCCGAGGCCGGCGGGGTCGGCCTGCTGCTGTCGGTGACGGTGCTGTTCTTCTTCCTGCGCCACTGGCCCTCGACGCTGATGGTGACCCTGGCGATCCCGATCTGCTTCACCATCACCCTGGGCTTCATGTATTTCGCCGGGGTCACCCTCAACATCCTGACCATGATGGGCCTGCTGCTGGCGGTGGGCATGCTGGTGGACAACGCGGTGGTGGTGGTGGAGAGCATCTACCAGGAACGCGAGCGCATGCCGGACCAGCCGCAGCTGGCCTCGATCGTCGGCACCCGCAACGTGGCCATCGCGCTGTCGGCCGGCACCCTGTGCCACTGCATCGTGTTCGTGCCGAACCTGTTCGGCGAGACCAACAACATCAGCATCTTCATGGCGCAGATCGCGATCACCATCTCGGTGTCGCTGCTGGCCTCGTGGCTGGTGGCGGTGAGCCTGATCCCGATGCTGTCCGCGCGCATGCGCACCCCGGCGCTGGTGCGCTCCGAGCGCGGCCTGATCCCGCGCCTGCAGCGCCGCTACGCGCGCGTGCTGCGCTGGTCGCTGGCCCATCGCGGCTGGAGCGTGGCTGCGATCGCGCTGATCACCGCGCTCAGCGTGCTGCCGATGCTGCAGACCAAGAAGGACATGTTCGGCGGCGACGGCGGCGAGCAGATCTTCATCGGCTACCAGTGGAAGGGCTCCTACACGCGCGAGCAGCTGTCCACCGAGGTCGCCAAGCTCGAACGCTTCATCGACGCGCGCCGCCAGCGCTACCACGTCACCCAGGTGTATTCGTGGTTCAGCGAAGTGGAAGGCAGCAGCACCACGCTGACCGTGGACCTTAAAAAGGTTCACGATCTACAGGCGCTGATCGAGCAGATCCGCAAGGAGCTGCCGCGCTCGGCGCTGGCCGACTACAGCGTCGGCAGCAATGGCAACGGCAATGGGCAGGGCAGCGGCGCGCAGAGCGTGCAGGTGCAACTGGTCGGCGATTCCACCCAGGCGCTGCGCGCGATCGCCGACGACGTGCTGCCGCTGCTGGCGCGGCGCAAGGAATTGCGCGACGTGCGCGTGGACACCGGCGACCGCACCACCGAGCTGGCGGTGCGGGTGGATCGCGACCGCGCCTCGGCGTTCGGCTTCAATGCCGAGCAGGTCGCCAGCTTCGTCGGCCTGGCGCTGCGCGGCGCCTCGCTGCGCGAGTTCCGCCGCGGCGACACCGAGGTGCCGGTGTGGGTCCGCTTCGCCGGCGCCGAGGAGACCACGCCCGAGGACCTGGACAGCTTCAATGTGCGCACCAAGGACGGGCGCAGCGTGCCGCTGCTGAGCCTGGTCGACGTGCAGACGCGGCCGGCGGCGACCCAGATCGGGCGCACCAACCGCCAGACCACGCTGACCATCACCGCCAACCTCGGGGTCAAGGTCACCCCGGCCGAGGCCAAGCAGGCGATGGAGGACACGCTCAAGGGCGTCGGCTTCCCGGCCGGCTACCACTACAGCTTCGACGGGGCCGATGGCCAGGACGAGGACAAGGCCGGCCAGCAGATGCTGTTCAACCTGCTGATCGCGCTGCTGATGATCTACGTGGTGATGGCCGCGGTGTTCGAATCGCTGCTGTTCCCGGCGGCGATCATGAGCGGCGTGCTGTTCTCGATCTTCGGCGTGTTCTGGCTGTTCTGGATCACCGGCACCAACTTCGGGATCATGGCCTTCATCGGCATCCTGGTGCTGATGGGGGTGGTGGTGAACAACGGCATCGTGATGATCGAGCACATCAACAACCTGCGCCGGCGCGGAATGGGCCGCACCGAGGCGCTGGTGGAAGGGTCGCGCGAGCGCTTGCGGCCGATCATGATGACCATGGGCACCGCGATCCTGGCGATGGTGCCGATCTCGCTGACCACCACGCAGATGTTCGGCGACGGCCCGGCCTACTACCCGATGGCGCGCGCGATCGCCGGCGGCCTGGCGTTCTCCACCGTGGTCAGCCTGCTGTTCCTGCCGACCATCTACGCCATCCTCGACGACCTCAGCGGCGGCGTGGCGCACCTGGTGCGCCGTGCCCGCGGCGGCCGCGGCGTGCCGGCGCCGCAGCTGTCCTGA
- a CDS encoding TraB/GumN family protein has translation MNELSQAGDDALFAGQPYRIVERDGVRYTLLGTAHVSLASVAAVERAIDSGRFDAVAVELDPQRLQALTDPDALTKLDLVQVIRKGRVALFAANLALAAYQRRLAEQLGIEPGAELKRAVLLARERQLPVYLIDREVGLTFKRASGRLGFFGKLKLGSGLLGGLFASDEVGEAEIEKLKQGDMLEASFGDFASESPALYDTIIAERDRYMATRLREEHAQRAAPSQTPVAPPDPLHSARAEDVRDVLAVVGAGHLAGLARHLQDDQDDPATLRKALEDVPTKKKVPWITLTLTALVLGGVAWGYWRGGFALGTDLLLQWVLFTGGLAGLGCLLAGGHPLSIVAGAIAAPLKPFRPGVPAGAFSALVEVHMRKPAYGDFLALRDDAQNLRGWYRNRVSRVVLTFLLTNLGSMLGVWLAGFRIFGKLAG, from the coding sequence ATGAACGAACTTTCCCAGGCCGGCGACGACGCCCTGTTCGCCGGCCAGCCGTACCGCATCGTCGAGCGCGATGGCGTGCGCTACACCCTGCTCGGCACCGCGCATGTGTCGCTGGCCAGCGTCGCCGCCGTGGAACGGGCGATCGACAGCGGCCGTTTCGATGCGGTCGCGGTGGAACTGGACCCGCAACGGCTGCAGGCGCTGACCGACCCGGACGCGCTGACCAAGCTGGACCTGGTGCAGGTGATCCGCAAGGGCCGGGTGGCGCTGTTCGCGGCGAACCTGGCACTGGCCGCCTACCAGCGGCGCCTGGCCGAGCAGTTGGGCATCGAACCGGGCGCCGAACTCAAGCGCGCGGTGCTGCTGGCGCGCGAGCGGCAGTTGCCGGTGTACCTGATCGACCGCGAGGTCGGGCTGACCTTCAAGCGCGCTTCCGGCCGGCTCGGCTTCTTCGGCAAGCTCAAGCTCGGCAGCGGCCTGCTCGGCGGCCTGTTCGCCTCCGACGAGGTCGGCGAGGCGGAGATCGAGAAGCTCAAGCAGGGCGACATGCTCGAAGCCAGCTTCGGCGACTTCGCCAGCGAAAGCCCGGCGCTGTACGACACCATCATCGCCGAGCGCGACCGCTACATGGCCACGCGCCTGCGCGAGGAACACGCGCAGCGGGCCGCGCCCAGCCAGACCCCGGTCGCGCCCCCGGACCCTCTCCACAGCGCACGCGCCGAGGACGTCCGCGACGTGCTGGCCGTGGTCGGTGCCGGCCATCTGGCCGGCCTGGCCAGGCACCTGCAGGACGACCAGGACGATCCGGCCACGCTGCGCAAGGCGCTGGAAGACGTGCCGACCAAGAAAAAGGTTCCGTGGATCACCCTGACCCTGACCGCGCTGGTGCTGGGCGGCGTGGCCTGGGGCTACTGGCGTGGCGGCTTCGCGCTGGGCACCGACCTGCTGCTGCAGTGGGTGCTGTTCACCGGCGGCCTGGCCGGGCTGGGCTGCCTGCTGGCCGGCGGGCATCCGCTGAGCATCGTCGCCGGCGCCATCGCCGCGCCGCTGAAGCCGTTCCGGCCCGGCGTGCCGGCCGGTGCGTTCAGCGCGCTGGTCGAGGTGCACATGCGCAAGCCGGCGTACGGCGACTTCCTGGCGCTGCGCGACGACGCGCAGAACCTGCGCGGCTGGTACCGCAACCGCGTCTCGCGGGTGGTGCTGACCTTCCTGCTGACCAACCTCGGCAGCATGCTCGGGGTGTGGCTGGCGGGATTCCGCATCTTCGGCAAGCTGGCCGGTTGA
- a CDS encoding carbon-nitrogen hydrolase, protein MSRNTLSVALIQERNHGDAAANLAVIESRVAEAAAQGAQLVLLQELHNGAYFCQHESVDEFDLAEPIPGPSTERLGALARRHGVVLVASLFERRAAGLYHNTAVVFEKDGSLLGKYRKMHIPDDPGFYEKFYFTPGDLGFTPIQTSVGRLGVLVCWDQWYPEAARLMALAGAELLLYPTAIGWDPSDTQAEQERQRDAWILSHRGHAVANGVPVLSCNRVGHEASPLAADGVVGAAGIQFWGNSHVLGPQGEFIAEAGAEPTVLVCDVDLQRSEHVRRIWPFLRDRRIDAYGDLLKRYID, encoded by the coding sequence ATGAGCCGAAACACTCTTTCCGTCGCGCTGATCCAGGAGCGCAACCATGGCGATGCCGCGGCGAATCTGGCGGTCATCGAATCGCGCGTGGCCGAGGCCGCGGCGCAGGGCGCACAGCTGGTGCTGCTGCAGGAACTGCACAACGGCGCCTACTTCTGCCAGCACGAGTCGGTGGACGAATTCGATCTGGCCGAGCCGATTCCCGGCCCCAGCACCGAGCGCCTCGGCGCGCTGGCCAGGCGCCACGGCGTGGTGCTGGTCGCCTCGCTGTTCGAGCGCCGCGCCGCCGGCCTGTACCACAACACCGCGGTGGTGTTCGAGAAGGACGGCAGCCTGCTCGGCAAGTACCGCAAGATGCATATTCCGGACGATCCTGGCTTCTACGAGAAGTTCTACTTCACCCCGGGCGATCTCGGCTTCACCCCGATCCAGACCTCGGTCGGCCGTCTCGGCGTGCTGGTGTGCTGGGACCAGTGGTATCCGGAAGCGGCGCGGCTGATGGCGCTGGCCGGCGCCGAACTGCTGCTGTATCCGACCGCGATCGGCTGGGACCCCAGCGACACGCAGGCCGAGCAGGAACGCCAGCGCGACGCCTGGATCCTCAGCCATCGCGGCCATGCCGTGGCCAACGGCGTGCCGGTGCTCAGCTGCAACCGGGTCGGCCACGAAGCCTCGCCGCTGGCCGCCGATGGCGTGGTGGGCGCGGCCGGCATCCAGTTCTGGGGCAACAGCCACGTGCTCGGCCCGCAGGGCGAGTTCATCGCCGAAGCCGGCGCCGAACCGACCGTGCTGGTCTGCGACGTGGACCTGCAGCGCAGCGAGCACGTGCGGCGGATCTGGCCGTTCCTGCGCGACCGCCGCATCGACGCCTATGGCGATCTGCTGAAGCGCTATATCGACTGA